From Salvia splendens isolate huo1 chromosome 16, SspV2, whole genome shotgun sequence, a single genomic window includes:
- the LOC121770140 gene encoding uncharacterized protein LOC121770140, translating into MEEEPAGRDSRIIPTSKKNLLAQTLLQWSKAGVVPHGAIQKAATQFGVSRKTAQRIWAEAKLQIQSGVPVNIRGRVKGYEHKDKFQLDAAKVRELSVLERSNIRKLAYKLDVSKSTVANGMLKYHPMHNVVHIDEKWFYMTKTSERPHFAENGEVIFDGKIGIFPFTTMEPAKRKSKNRPRGTMETKPIQSVNKEVMRACLIEKIIPAIKAKWPHNVSKEIFIQQDNAKPHIHHNDADFLAVASTDGFKFHIRCQPPQSPDCNVLDLGYFRAIQSLQDDKVAKGVDELLRNVHSSFDELSPYTLNKVFLTLQGCLTEILKVQGCNGYKTPHMNKERLTRMRTLPQALEVEEGVVKAAVAYLQLPEHDVSTNYDISGVTAAVGF; encoded by the exons ATGGAGGAGGAGCCTGCTGGAAGAGACTCTCGTATAATACCAACCAGCAAAAAAAATCTGCTAGCTCAGACACTGCTGCAATGGAGCAAGGCAGGAGTAGTACCACATGGAGCTATTCAAAAGGCAGCAACACAGTTTGGTGTTAGCAGGAAGACAGCCCAGAGAATTTGGGCAGAAGCAAAACTCCAAATTCAGAGTGGAGTACCTGTCAACATAAGAGGCAGAGTTAAGGGATATGAGCACAAAGACAAATTCCAGCTTGATGCTGCAAAGGTAAGAGAGCTGTCAGTTCTTGAGAGATCTAACATTCGTAAGCTTGCTTATAAACTTGATGTAAGCAAGAGCACAGTTG CCAATGGTATGCTAAAATATCACCCAATGCACAATGTGGTGCACATAGATGAAAAATGGTTTTACATGACTAAGACTTCAGAAAG GCCACATTTTGCAGAAAATGGAGAAGTCATTTTTGATGGAAAAATAGGCATATTTCCATTCACAACTATGGAGCCAGCAAAGAGGAAGTCCAAGAACAGACCAAGAGGCACTATGGAGACAAAGCCAATTCAATCAGTTAACAAGGAAGTAATGAGAGCATGCCTAATTGAGAAG ATCATACCAGCAATCAAGGCAAAATGGCCACATAATGTGAGCAAGGAGATTTTCATACAACAAGACAATGCCAAGCCTCATATACACCACAATGATGCTGACTTTCTAGCAGTAGCATCCACAGATGGGTTCAAGTTTCACATCAGGTGCCAACCTCCACAATCCCCAGATTGCAATGTGTTGGATTTGGGATATTTTAGAGCAATCCAATCTCTACAAGATGATAAGGTGGCTAAGGGAGTGGATGAGTTGTTGAGGAATGTGCATAGCTCCTTTGATGAACTTAGCCCATACACACTCAATAAAGTTTTCCTTACTCTACAAGGTTGTCTAACTGAGATTCTTAAGGTGCAAGGGTGCAATGGATACAAGACCCCACACATGAATAAAGAGAGGCTAACAAGGATGAGGACACTGCCACAAGCTTTagaggttgaagaaggagttGTTAAGGCTGCTGTGGCATACCTCCAACTGCCAGAGCATGATGTGAGTACAAATTATGACATCTCAGGTGTCACAGCAGCTGTGGGCTTCTAG